gcggctccgcgggcgccgccatgctgcccgccgcgggagccAATCCGCACCGCGAACGCGTTTTGCCCCTTCGGCCGCCCCGTCCTGCGGGAGATGGCGCGCGAAAACTACGCTTCCCAGGAGCGCCCGCGGCCGCGCCTGCTGGGAGAGGGCACGTGCCCCGCGCCGGCGGCCAATGGCCGCTCGGCACCGCCCCTCCCGCAGCGCCCGCGAGGGCCAATGGGAGCGCGCGGAGGCGCTGCCGGGAGGCCCCGAGCCAGGCaggagcggcggccgcggcggcagcgcagcgtgaggggcgggagggggggggcgaccgggccggcgcccccggccgcgcgcagccccggccACGCTGGCGCCCGGGGACCCGCCCGAGATGCCGGTGCGGAGCGAGCGGTgccgcgcgggcggggcggcgggctcgGCCTCGTCGCCGTCCTCCGGGGCGGCCGCCAGCAGCCTGGTGCCGCCGCCCCCCATCAACACGGCGCAGCCCGGCGTGGCCACCTCGCTGCTCTACAGCGGCGCCAAGTTCCGCGGGCAGCAGCGCAGCAAGGGCAACGCCTACGAGGTGGAGGTGGTCATGCAGGTGAGGGGCCCGccgggcctccccccccccctccgcccgtccgcgcccccgggcccggccgggcctgcgggtgcccccagcccccgggcggccccgtcctctcccctcccccccggcccggcgaggCCCGGGGCCGTCTCCTTGCTGCCTTCCCCTCGGGCCTGGGgaggcctgccccccccccgacTGCCCTCAGGCCTGGTCCCCCCCCTTTGGCcccgctgccctcgggtgtctgttcccctccccccccctttggtcccgctgccctcgggtgtctgttcccctcccccccccctttggccccgctgccctcgggtgtctgttcccctccccccccccttggccccgctgccctcgggtgtctgttcccctccccccccctttggccccgctgccctcgggtgtctgttcccctccccccccctttggccccgctgccctcgggtgtctgttcccctccccccccctttggccccgctgccctcgggtgtctgttcccctcccccccctttggccccgctgccctcgggtgtctgttcccctccccccccctttggccccgctgccctcgggtgtctgttcccctccccccccctttggccccgctgccctcgggtgtctgttcccctccccccccttgcCCCGTTATCCTCAGGCTTGTTTTTTCtgacccccccacccccgtgGCCCCATGTCTCTCGGGTCTGTTCCCCCGCTCCCTTGCCCTGGTGCCCTCAGCCCTGCCAAGGCCCGTGACCCTGGATCTCTCCCCGGTTCTTCTCCAGCTCTGGCTGGGGCTGGCCCTGCCCCTCTGGACCGCagggaggaagggcaggagcccGGCTTAGAGTGGGTGGTGTCCCAAGGAGTCACTACCGGAAGGGCAGCCTGTATTTCAGgcctggctggaaagcagcagggATCCAGGTCCTGGCTGGCAGAACAGGGTCCTGCTGGACCTGGGATCCCAGGGATCCCCCGTCCCTGTGATGccccaggctgagcagggagccTGGAGCGAAGCGCAGTGGTTTGTCTCTAGGGGGAATGCGGCTGGGACAGCTATTGGGCCTAGCTGTGCTGGGGGATCAGGGCGCTGGCTGCTGTGGCTTTCCCATTCCTCTCTAGGGTCATCGTCTCCTCCTGTGCTTTATTTTTAGTCCTAGCCATTGGTGTGATTGCTTCGGGTAGAGCTGGCGAGGTGTGGGGTCACTAATAAATAGGCAAGCCAGACATCTGAGGCACGCTTTCCTGTAAAGTGCCTTGCGGGTCACAGCTTTGTTCCCAGCTTGGTGACATGGGATCTGTGGGACCCTGGCAGCTTGTAACAAGTGCAGTGATGAAGATTGATGTATGGGTCAGTGTTGTGGAGTAATGTGAGAGTCCCAAGGTCAGCAGATGGGGTAGCATTTGAACCGTACTGTCGGTTTTCACATATGGTCCTCCACTTGTCAACAGCATAAGTGTCCCTGGTGGAGACATCCCATGGCTGATCAGCTTCACTGCACGCTGCCTTCTCCCAAAGACTGGCTATAGCTTTGCACTAAAATTGCTGCTGTGCTGTGCGTGTCAGCTGAGGAGAGGTGGCTGTCTGCTCTTCTGCTGAGTGCAGagaaatgttgcttttctttgATCACAGGTggggaagatccattttctcatAGTTGATGTCTGCACTTCCCTAAATAACTCAGTTCTTGCTTTGAAAACTGATCTGGGGATGTTGGGGGAAAAGCTTGGAAAATCCTCTTGCTTTAAAAGCATTCAGAATAGAAGCAACCCCCTACCTAGTTTCTGCACAGCAGAAGAGGCAAGATGCAGCCTGGTAACTCAAAGAAGGGTGACACGAGAGCTTTAGAACTGGGAGAAGGGCCTCTCTCAAAACACGAGACATCTGTTTTGGACAGGCTTTGGTGTGCGACGGGACGCCAGGCCTGGGAACTAGGCTGAGTGTACAGACTAGCGTGTTAGAGAGGAGATGGCTCAGGCCTGTTAAATGGAAAGCTCAGGGTGATACTTTCTTCCTCTAGCCTGAATTACCTTGAGTAAATATATGCTTTTTGCTCTTCCCCCTCTTGGTTGCTGGTTTGGCTGCGATAGGTGAGGGCTGGGTGTGTTAGTGATTCTGCCAGGGGTGCGCTCTCACTATGAGAAAACCGGGAGGCAAGTTCCTTCTTGGTAGAGAGAGGGATTTTCTCCCTTTGGAGACCTCTGGACAGAAGATGCTGCCTCAGTTTGAAGAAGCTGAAAGTGAGTGGGGTGTTGTCAGGCCTGGGATGTGAAGACTGTCAGAAGTGAGCTGGGCACTTCTAAAAGGATCTTTCCAAGTTGTTTCCAGCCTTGGGAAAGGAGGTGTCAGTGTGAACACTGGAGAGTAAGCTGGACAGTCTGTACCAGTTCAAGCAGAATTGAGCGGTGGAGGACCACAGGATTAGAAACTGCTTTGGATCAATTGGGTGTCTTCATGCACATGCTTATGGTAGGACTTTGCACTCTCTTCTAGCATGTGGATATGGAAAACTCCTATCTCTGTGGATACTTGAAGATTAAAGGCCTTACAGAGGTGAGTGCTTATTGCAAAACAATAAGAAAAGATGCCCTTCCTGGTAGGGGGAGAAGTTACCGCCAGAAATAGAGGATGGAGGGATCAAGTATACAGTAAATTTGACCACTAGGTAGTCTAATAGCTTCGGTCTGTTGTTCTTGGAGGGTAAAGCAAGTATGAGGGGCCTTGATGGGAGTCCTGAGAGAATGCGGGAAGTTTATCTGGCTTCCCTTAAGCTCTGAGTGGAACAGAATCTGACCCTGAAGTCAGTTTTAGATACTCTACTGGGGTGGTGTgttgctaaaagaaaataaagcaaacaagtcAGATCTTTAAGTACTTCCTTCCATATCCATCCACTAAGATCTCCTTGTGGTGTTGGACAGTGTGAGCACTGTCTTACAGGGTTTCTCATTCTGGCTGTGTCTTTCCAAGTCCAGGCGCTCTCAGCTGCAGTGCACTATGTGTCTGCACGGACAATTACCACTAAGTGCTTGGAGAAGTTAGCTCCCCTCAACGGAGCCTGGTATTCCTGTGTGCAAACCCCTAAATCATTGCAAGTGCAAAGCTGAAGAGGTTACTCGGagcaccttctctccctctctgtggtGGCTTAATCTAGCCTTCATACTTTGTATTTTAGCAAACGTGGCTAACTGCTGTTTATCAGCTGAGGAGCAGTGTTACCTCCAAATGGTCACTTGTGATCGTCCAGCTGAGAGCTTCCCAGCCGTCTGGCTCTAACGTGGCTCCTTCTGATTTCATGGAGAGAATAGAGCGGGGTGAAAAGATGACTGGAGTAAGAGGGTGGAGGGTGCGCATGTACAAGTCAGACTTTAAAAGGTGTGGGACAGGACAAGCCAGTGGGCTGACTGGGGCGACAGGAGCACCAGCCTCAGATCGCCTCGAGGTCTTGCTGCGAGATGCTGCGTTTTGCTGAGTCTGTGCACCTTTATCTGTGTGAGAGTTTCTGTCTCTAGGTGACAAATCTTAACAGTCTTCTGTCTCTCCTGCCTCCTAGGAGTACCCAACCCTCACCACTTTCTTTGAAGGGGAAATAATCAGTAAAAAGCACCCTTTCCTAACGCGCAAGTGGGATGCCGATGAAGATGTGGATCGTAAACACTGGGTAAATAAattgggggaggagaggggaaggggaacaGATGTAGGTCTGGTGCCTTCCTGGCTGAGCAGCTAGTTTAGAGGTGATATGCAGAGCTTGCTCGTGCAAGAGGTATGAGAAGGGTCTGGAAAGCTCTCCTTTGAgagcctcttcctccctcctctcccccgctGGGATCTTTGGCAGGCTGCTGGCTGTGACCTCTGAGAAGAGAGGGGCTGTCTTGCTTTCCAGTTGATGGGCCTGGGGCTGGAAGGGAGCAGGATGTCTTCTCCCCCAGGAGAAAGCCCTGCTTGTTTTGAAGCCCTGTAACAAAATGGAGTGGAGAAGGGAAGGGGTGCCCTCCTGACACAGGGGCAGGGTAGGTGCTGCCTGTGTCTCAGCCAAGGTACCAGCCACTGCAGTGCTTTTTTTCAGGAAAGCGTGTCTACCACTGTGTCCTGGATCAGGGTCACAGGAGCCAGCTGATTGTCTTGATCTTTGCTGTTGTTTGCCAGACTTTGATGTTTATTACTTTTCTATCAAAATATCTTGCCCTGGAAGTGTAGGGGCTTCTCCAGCAGGGCTGGCTATGGTTGTGGATGTCTGGCAGTGCTCTGTGTTCCCCAGCACTTGTCCTGGAGTGCATGGCTAGCAGTGCTCCAAGGAAACAGCCCTGGGAGCAGAAGTCCTGTTCTGTAACAGTTCTTCCCTCCTCAACAGTAACTAGTACTAGTGAGCTCTACTCCTGGAATAAgcatcttgtcttttttttctttttttttttccttttttcttctcctccctgttGTTTTAGGGAAAGTTCCAGGCTTTTTACCAGTACGCAAAAACATTTAACTCTGATGACTTTGATTATGAGGATCTGAAAAATGGTGACTATGTCTTCATGAGATGGAAGGTAAACTCTGCATGTCTCCGTCCCTGATGAGCTGCTTACAAGTGACCGACAGAGGCTCATGGTGCCTGCAAGCTTGTCTCTTTCAACTACTACTGCTGATTTATTGAAAGCTCTCACCCTGCAAACCTTGTAACCTACTGTGCTTACCAATCCCAATATGACTCCTGTCTAGCCAGCTAATTGCATCCTTAAGGGCTGCAGTCATGCCTGAAAACACAACAGGAAAATCTTGCTTGGTGGTGCTCCAAAGGATGAGAGAATTGATGTCTCTAGTCCCGGTGTGGGGCCTGTGCCTTTGATGCACACTGACCAGTCTGATTCTCTGCtcttcagctggatcagttcctccctCTTTACATGAGTCTTGTGCAGCTGCAGGGGGAGGAAATAGGGCAGCTCTGATTTTGCAATTGGCCTCTGCTTTGGAAGGGGCAGGTGTCAAACTGAAACCGATCCTGTGCGTTCTTTCAAACTGGTTCTGTTCTGAGTTGTCTGCTTTCCTGTAAGATGCCTACAGTGCCAGATGGTGAAAAAACATGCTGGTGTCTGTGGTTTGGGCTGCTACAAGTGCAGGGAATGCTCAGTCAGGAACTCCTTTATTTTAATGTGTGCTAATATTCAGTCTGGGAGGGCTGATTGCAGGGGGTTGGGTGGGGGGAAGTGTTTGACCAGCATTTTTACATACAATCTGTGTTTTGCGTACAGGAACAGTTCCTAGTTCCAGATCACACTATCAAAGACATCAGTGGTGCTTCCTTTGCTGGTTTCTATTACATCTGTTTCCAGAAGTCAGCAGCGTCTATAGAGGGCTATTACTACCATAGGAGTTCAGAATGGTAAGGAAGCTTCCTTCCTTGTGCAGCCTGAAGGGTGACTCCTCAAACAAGCAATGACTCTTCTGCTAGTCTGCAGCCTTGGGAGTGTCCACACAGCACTTTCCTGGGTTGGGGAAAAGTTTCAGTCTGGCAGCTTGAGcctgggtggggagggaggacaCCTGTGTGGCGTTCGGCCAGAGCAGCCAGTGCAGCCCCTTTGTATGGTATAAAATGCTGCCTGTTTGCACGGCTGGTGGCGATCAGGTTTGCAATGTAGTGCAGAGGAGATGCAAGGTCTGGAGATGTGCTGTGGCCTGTCAAAGTAATGGTCTGGTGTGTCTGAGAGGTGCATTGGGAGGCCGACGCCAGCTGTGGTTCACTAAAAGCATGCTGATCTCTGGTCTCTGAGCCAAACACTCTCAGAGCCTGCCTGTTCCTGCTCTCCCATGGGGACAGCCAAGTGTAAGGCAGCCTGGTCTCATGTGCAGGGTTGGACTCCATCAGTTTGCACTTTGCTCAGTGATTCAGGCTTTGAGCTTCTCCATGCCTTGGCCAGCATCCCTTCAGAGGATGTCAAAGGGGCCTTCGAGGGGGAGCTCTGCTGTCTCGCATGtaacagctctgctgctgctccctttAGGCAGGAATCTTTTTAGGCCAGTGACTTGTAGTCCAAGGTCCTCAGGGTGTGGCTGAAAGGCACAGGGAACAGTCACAGGTTGGTTGGCTTCTTCTTGCAGCCGCCTGACAAGTAGCTCTGGAGAGCTCTCCTCCCTCTCAGCGTTGGGTAAATAATAACGGGATTTGTCACACAGCAAGCGAATCTGTAGGGTGACTGGAAGCTCTTGGAGGGAGGGAAGATACCTGGGAGGCTCTCAGACAAAGCCCCTTGAGCTAAGCTTTGAAAGACCTGAGCACAATTTTCAGCTGTACCAAACACCTTTTGATTGTGAAAGTTGTTAAACTTCAAAAGATGTCCTAAAACCATAGTCAGCCCACATCAAATACAGTCTGACTGCAGGTAGCTCAAAGGCATGGGAATGAAAATGTGAAGCAATACTGAGTCCTCTTACTGTTTTGGCAACACTGGTAAGTGGGTGTTAGGTGCCTAAACACCTTTGAGACTTTGGCCCTAAAGGGTAACAGAAAAGCCAGGCATCTGGATGTCTGTGACTTGCCAGACAGGAGCTGTTGGTTCTAGGGGAGGCCTCGCACAGAGAATGGCCTGTTGCATCTAATCCTCTGCtttgtctttttcctctctcccaggtaTCAGTCATTGAATTTAACTCACGTTCCTGAGCACAGTGCTCCTATCTATGAATTCCGATGACAGCTGTCCAGAACTGATACCGCACAGAAGCAAACTGGGCAGGAGGGCATGGCCTGCCAGGAGGACCGTGTCCCTGTCAGAACACGGGAATGCACGCTTCTCTCCTGCCCCTCGGACTCGCAAGAGAGAGCCTGAACGTTAACCCATCCAGCCCAAGGAGCGTGGCTGCTGGAGCTTGATTCTCCCTCCTGTCGAGTGGCGATTTGATCTTTAATCTGGTTTTAAGCTACCTTTAAATGCACTTTCTTATTGCACAGCTAGTTTCTCTATCACCGAAATTCTTCCCAGCCCTCCTCTGGAAGCTATTTCTCAGTAGCTGGAATCAGTGGTCTTTCCTCTGAGTAATGAGAAGATATAAGTTTGGTGCTTATATTTTCATTGTTACAGCCTGATACGGGCTGAAATTGCCAGGACTGAGGTTTGTTGCCCAGATTGCCAGCTCTGATGCTCCCAGAGCCAGGTGTGGTCCTGTGTTGGTGAGACTCTGCTTAGCAGAGAACTGCTCAGCTGTAGAGTCTGTTGGGGGAGTGTTGGCTGAGACAGATGAGGCTTGAATGAATCTCCGCTTCACACTGGCTAACGAGGTTAGCCAGAGCTGCAGATCTTTCAGGAACGCTGGCCCTTTGGAGCTGGGAGCTGTTCCGGTGTCTTGATATACCATTGGGAATTAATTTGATATATGGACTTCCAGGCTCTCAGTAAAGTGGATCTGAACTCTGCTTATAGGTGTATATTTGCTCTTTACTTAAgttaagggtaaaaaaaaaaaaaaaaagacttttattaaaaaaaaaatatttttatggttcCTTTTCCCAAGGACCCTATGGCAAATGCACAATTACTCGATTACATTTCCCTGTTTTCACATTGAAAACAGGGAATGTCTGCATtagtttttatatatgtgtatgtaatcAGCTAGCGCTTTGGGAAAGTAATCGGAGTACAAATGTTGAACAGCATTGCAGACAGTTCTAGAACTGCTCAGCATTTGTTCTTACCCTTCATGCTACACCAACACCACTGCTTGATACCTTTTTACaaggcagaaaagagaaaaaacaaacaaaaaaaaaagtagctctcCTCTGACTTCGAAATGTTTCAAGTGATATAACTTAAGGCTTGTGtgccaaagtgtgtgtgtgtgtatgcgcgtgcagttttttttaaaggcattttaaaagTTGGCCTCAGTTGTATATTTAATGTGACAGTCACGCCTGCAGGGCTTTTGTGAGAgtttagtttgcatttttttgGCTGTTAAAAACGACCCCCTTAAAGCAGGCTTGTCATGCACCAACCAGGCAGGTTATGAGAATTGGTTTGCTGCCTGTGAGAGGAAAGCGAAGCCCTCTGAATACCTAGTGCTAAGGTtgtttggtttttcttttaactgactttcttcctttttgcagTGTGTCTGTCTGGTATATTGCAGCAGCTGAATTTCTAGTTTAAGCCTTAACAAGAAAGTATTCAGGTCTCAGTGAGCCCGTTTCATATATTCCAAATTGGGATCTTGTGTTGTTGGAGAAGTGGCCGGGCTGGTCTCACCAGATGATGCAGTATTGAAAGCACCCTCCTTTTGCGTGCTGTTCATTGCGGATGAATCCTTTCCCCAGAACAAATGGAGAGAGATCTGCTTACGCGTGAAGGCAGGAGACCCGGCCTTTCTGCAGGCTGGGAAGCTGCCTGCCGTGTTAGTGGTGAAGGAAGCGTGTGCCATTTTGGTGGTCGTTGCTGGTAGGTTTGTGGAGTAGCTCAAAGGCAAGTAGGAGAGTGATTCcagaggaggtggagggaaagaggGGCCTTCTCCAGGGCTGATGTGAGGGCAGAACAGCTGGGAATAGAGTAGTTTAGAAACAAAGATTCCCTTTTTACTCTGCTCCCCTTGGAGAAACTGGAGCCCTTTGGAGGTGAGGGAAGGTGGTGCTTAGCGAGTGGTATTGGGAGATGTCCTGGTTTTTGAGACTAAAACTGATGGTGCTCTTCTGCTTTAAAGAAGTGAAGGGACTAGTCTTCTCCAAGACAGTTCCAAAAGACCGCTTTGCAAATACAGATATTCTTACTCCATGGATTGTTTACATGCCTCTGGAGCTGTGTGCAATATTGGTGGTGACACCAGTCTCCTTTGCTCCCCAGGATTGTCACAATGCCAGTGTTACGGTCAGATTGTTAGCGTAGTTTAGTTGAAATACTACTGTGGTCACTTGTAGAAACTGGGTTAGGAAGGGTCCTGGGGTTATTTAATATGTATACCTGTCCCAAAAAATTCTCCTGAAGTTTTTCTCTGAGCCACTGAGACTTGATCTTTTGAGAGAGGAATGGGGAAGGagtcctttctctctccctctgcccgTCTCATTCCAACCAGTTTGAAGCATATTTCAGCAGAGATCCAAAACTGCCAGATCGATGCCTCTTTGTAAGAAGTGTGTCATGGATTCGTAGCAGGTCTTGAAGCCAAACCACCAGTTGTAACAGCCTAAAGGTTTGAAGGGGCTGTCTGGGTTCAGAACTTTCCTTCTATAAAGCcttggttttgatttttctttttctttgaatcgTTTGATAAGCTACGAAGAGCTGTTAAGTATGTTGCATTGTGGTGAAAGATAACTAACCAGGTGAGATTCTGGGGAGAGGAAGTAAGAAACTGGATATTTGAGTCTTCtgaaaaggttttttgtttttgttttttttaaactatgttgGCTGAAGAATTAGTATATTTATGGATGGAATATGGAAAAGGGACTGGAAGAAGTATTTTGCAGAGCTATCAATgtccaaattaaaaatgaaatgtatttacaGGGTCTGTGTCCGTGTGTGTTTGTAAACCAAAGCCCTTCTTGGTTCGAGGGAAGAAGTATGCTTCATCTTGCTGCTTAGTGATATGTCCAGGAATTCAGTAAGATATCGTTGGTCTTAAGACCTGCGCAGGGCTTCGCTGGAGTAGAAGGGCAGGAAGCAAACGGGC
This region of Apteryx mantelli isolate bAptMan1 chromosome 16, bAptMan1.hap1, whole genome shotgun sequence genomic DNA includes:
- the GID4 gene encoding glucose-induced degradation protein 4 homolog — protein: MPVRSERCRAGGAAGSASSPSSGAAASSLVPPPPINTAQPGVATSLLYSGAKFRGQQRSKGNAYEVEVVMQHVDMENSYLCGYLKIKGLTEEYPTLTTFFEGEIISKKHPFLTRKWDADEDVDRKHWGKFQAFYQYAKTFNSDDFDYEDLKNGDYVFMRWKEQFLVPDHTIKDISGASFAGFYYICFQKSAASIEGYYYHRSSEWYQSLNLTHVPEHSAPIYEFR